One Penaeus vannamei isolate JL-2024 chromosome 27, ASM4276789v1, whole genome shotgun sequence genomic window carries:
- the LOC113811002 gene encoding cuticle protein AMP1A, with product MKTIILACLVAVAVAAPQLQEREVVLLRDDRIANEDGTFSYALEADNGINTAVEGAVGSAGQINQQGSYTLTLEDGTQAVVSFIANENGFQPSSNILPTPHPLPAHVFELLEIAERQRAEGIVFN from the exons ATGAAGACT ATCATTCTTGCTTGCCTCGTCGCCGTGGCTGTTGCCGCCCCTCAGCTCCAGGAGAGGGAGGTCGTCCTCCTTCGCGATGACCGCATCGCCAACGAAGACGGCACCTTCTCCTACGCCCTGGAAGCCGACAACGGCATCAACACAGCCGTTGAAGGAGCTGTTGGATCTGCTGGCCAGATCAACCAGCAGGGATCTTACAC CCTTACCCTTGAGGACGGAACTCAGGCTGTTGTCTCTTTCATCGccaacgagaacggcttccagccctcGTCCAACATcctgcccactccccaccctcttcccgccCACGTCTTTGAGCTGTTGGAAATCGCCGAGCGTCAGCGCGCTGAAGGCATCGTGTTCAACTAA
- the LOC113802538 gene encoding cuticle protein AMP1A-like: protein MKLIVLACLAAVAIATPQFEDRVVALLRDDRVANEDGTFSYAVQADNGINTAVEGVVGSAGQINQQGSYTYTLADGTQAVVTFVANENGFQPSSNILPTPHPLPAHVFELLEIAERQRAAGIVFN from the exons ATGAAGCTG ATCGTTCTTGCCTGCCTTGCTGCCGTGGCTATTGCCACTCCTCAGTTCGAGGACCGAGTGGTCGCCCTCCTTCGCGATGACCGCGTAGCCAACGAAGACGGCACCTTCTCCTACGCCGTGCAAGCCGACAACGGCATCAACACAGCTGTTGAAGGAGTCGTTGGATCTGCCGGTCAGATCAATCAGCAGGGATCTTACAC CTATACCCTTGCGGACGGCACCCAGGCTGTTGTCACCTTCGTCGccaacgagaacggcttccagccctcGTCCAACATcctgcccactccccaccctcttcccgccCACGTCTTTGAGCTATTGGAAATCGCTGAGCGTCAGCGTGCTGCCGGCATCGTGTTCAActaa